Proteins co-encoded in one Pseudophryne corroboree isolate aPseCor3 chromosome 1, aPseCor3.hap2, whole genome shotgun sequence genomic window:
- the LOC134887354 gene encoding uncharacterized protein LOC134887354: MLEMLPLSQGISPPAPVSTPPQQSTPPPPPQYSPTTPVTQGPDQVFWNIWARQQATNEDCLRRQTQMFASLPCHLRRIIRNMSRQNEQTTRSGNTMELMRADITQVMGNLQRIMEEQHRLMEEQHRLKEEQHRQQQSYINIFQNNQKINESLFRIVDNQNAATRELNATLTNLNETLRSMHQQQTSSSSGTTTPNITPVSSPPRRSTRARQHDSGKGKGQDKQPPKKS, translated from the coding sequence atgttagaaatgctaccattaagccaaggaatcagccccccagcacctgtgagtacaccaccacagcaaagcacaccaccaccaccaccacaatacagcccaacaacaccagtaacacaaggccctgatcaagtgttttggaacatttgggctagacagcaggcaactaatgaagattgcctgcgtaggcagacacaaatgtttgcaagcctaccatgtcacctcagaagaattatcaggaatatgagtagacaaaatgaacaaaccacgagaagtggcaataccatggaactcatgcgtgcggacattacacaggtcatgggcaacttacagcgcataatggaagaacagcacagactaatggaagaacagcacagactaaaggaagaacagcacagacaacagcaaagctatatcaacatttttcaaaacaatcaaaagataaatgaatctttattccgaattgtagacaatcaaaatgctgctacacgtgaactcaatgccaccctcactaacctcaatgaaacactcagatccatgcaccaacagcaaacaagcagcagttctggtacgactactccaaatatcacgccagtgtcatcaccaccaagacgctccaccagagcacgccaacatgacagtggtaaaggcaaaggccaggacaaacagccacccaaaaaaagttaa